In Oceanobacillus sp. FSL K6-2867, one DNA window encodes the following:
- a CDS encoding NifU family protein: MHEQVQEVLNKLRPFLLRDGGDVELIDVDEDGVVLVRLMGACGNCPSSTITLKAGIERALIAEVPGVKELEQVF; the protein is encoded by the coding sequence ATGCATGAACAAGTACAAGAAGTATTAAATAAATTACGTCCATTCTTACTGCGTGACGGTGGAGATGTTGAATTAATTGATGTAGATGAAGACGGCGTAGTGCTCGTTCGTCTTATGGGAGCATGTGGTAACTGCCCAAGTTCTACTATTACATTAAAAGCAGGAATTGAACGTGCGTTAATCGCAGAAGTTCCTGGTGTTAAAGAGCTTGAACAAGTATTTTAA
- a CDS encoding winged helix-turn-helix transcriptional regulator: MSKHTSTKQQLLNILKKADRLTIREIMEHFAISEIAVRKQLHELVQRGFVKQISHKQKLGRPYLTYELSKKGHETFPNQYKTFPVELLEDLKELQGEQAVRKLLDKHGERERTYMDNVIQEDDLDKKLAEMVHVQNERGYMLEVMKTARGDIEIRNFNCPVAAIALCYDQMCMNEQKLYEEIFHESEVKAHSFITQGNHFCKWTIKNPKGR, from the coding sequence GTGAGCAAGCACACATCAACAAAACAACAGCTATTAAATATTTTAAAAAAGGCTGACAGACTAACAATTCGAGAAATAATGGAGCATTTCGCAATCTCTGAAATCGCAGTAAGAAAACAGCTCCATGAGCTCGTACAGCGGGGCTTTGTTAAGCAAATATCTCACAAACAAAAGCTTGGCAGACCATATCTTACGTATGAGCTTTCCAAAAAAGGTCATGAAACATTTCCGAATCAATATAAAACATTTCCAGTAGAGCTCCTTGAGGATTTAAAGGAATTACAGGGAGAACAAGCAGTTCGGAAGTTATTAGATAAGCATGGAGAACGGGAAAGAACCTATATGGATAACGTGATTCAGGAAGATGACCTGGATAAAAAATTGGCGGAAATGGTTCACGTGCAAAATGAGCGGGGCTATATGCTGGAAGTTATGAAAACAGCTCGGGGTGATATTGAGATTCGAAATTTCAATTGTCCAGTCGCTGCCATTGCTCTATGTTACGACCAAATGTGTATGAACGAACAAAAGCTCTATGAAGAAATTTTTCATGAAAGTGAAGTAAAAGCACATTCCTTTATTACCCAAGGGAATCATTTTTGTAAATGGACAATAAAAAATCCCAAAGGAAGATGA
- a CDS encoding TIGR01457 family HAD-type hydrolase produces the protein MKRYKGYLIDLDGTMYRGTEEIEGAKEFISELHQKEIPYLFVTNNSSKTPEDVVNKLNTMGIKAAPSQIVTSALAAANYIQSIKEKARCFVIGEAGLLDALETKGVIITDTDCDFVVMGIDRQITYEKYTKACLAIRKGAKLIATNGDVALPTERGLLPGNGALVSVVSTSTGEKPLFIGKPETIIMEEALKLIGLTKDEALMVGDNYQTDISAGIRAGLDTLMVFTGVTPFEDLEAFEVAPTYYVHQLTEWLDNI, from the coding sequence TTGAAAAGATATAAAGGCTATTTAATTGACTTAGATGGAACGATGTATCGTGGAACAGAAGAAATCGAAGGAGCTAAAGAATTTATTAGTGAACTCCACCAAAAGGAAATTCCTTATTTATTTGTAACAAATAATTCCTCTAAGACCCCGGAGGATGTAGTGAACAAATTAAATACGATGGGAATAAAAGCTGCCCCCAGTCAAATCGTAACATCAGCTCTTGCTGCAGCGAATTACATCCAGTCGATAAAAGAAAAAGCAAGATGCTTTGTAATTGGTGAAGCAGGATTGCTGGATGCACTGGAAACGAAGGGGGTTATAATTACGGATACGGATTGCGATTTTGTTGTAATGGGAATTGATCGTCAAATTACGTACGAGAAATATACAAAGGCGTGTCTAGCTATTCGTAAAGGTGCAAAGCTGATAGCTACGAACGGTGATGTCGCACTACCAACAGAACGCGGTCTGCTTCCGGGAAATGGTGCTCTTGTTTCAGTTGTTTCGACCAGTACGGGAGAAAAACCGCTATTTATTGGCAAGCCAGAAACAATCATTATGGAAGAGGCACTTAAGCTTATTGGATTAACGAAAGATGAAGCATTGATGGTTGGAGATAATTATCAAACGGATATTTCAGCTGGTATTCGTGCTGGACTGGACACATTAATGGTTTTTACCGGAGTGACTCCATTTGAAGACTTAGAAGCATTTGAGGTAGCACCGACATATTATGTCCATCAATTAACAGAGTGGCTGGATAATATTTAA
- a CDS encoding phosphatidylglycerophosphatase A, producing the protein MAKYTKKSELEVKARQSLKDRGVKVQDIAELVYYLQSKYHQDLSMDDCLHNVERVLTKREVQNAILTGIELDMLAEQKKLTQPLQKTIETDEGLYGIDEVIALSIVNVYGSIGMTNFGYIDKQKPGILKKLNDKSSGEIHTFLDDIVGAIAAAASSRLAHSDADALDDVDA; encoded by the coding sequence ATGGCGAAGTATACGAAAAAAAGCGAACTTGAAGTGAAAGCAAGACAATCTTTGAAAGACCGTGGTGTTAAAGTTCAGGATATCGCAGAACTTGTCTATTATTTGCAATCTAAATATCATCAGGATTTATCTATGGATGATTGCCTGCATAATGTCGAGCGTGTATTGACTAAACGTGAGGTTCAAAATGCCATTTTAACAGGTATTGAACTTGATATGCTTGCAGAACAAAAAAAGCTGACACAGCCATTGCAAAAGACAATCGAAACAGATGAAGGGCTTTATGGGATTGACGAAGTAATTGCTTTATCCATCGTTAATGTTTACGGATCAATCGGCATGACCAACTTCGGCTATATTGATAAACAGAAACCTGGAATATTGAAAAAATTAAACGATAAATCCAGCGGTGAGATTCATACGTTCCTCGATGATATTGTTGGTGCAATTGCCGCAGCTGCTTCAAGCCGGTTAGCCCATAGTGATGCAGATGCACTTGATGATGTGGATGCTTAA
- a CDS encoding iron-sulfur cluster assembly accessory protein, with product MVITLTDNASAQIKEMMKDESEGAHLRFGIKGGGCSGLSYSLGFEYDINEELDIVEDINGIPVVFFNQDIPIIEGTTIDFKQNMMGGGFAIDNPNAIVSCGCGSSFRTKDKVGTPGDC from the coding sequence ATGGTCATTACGTTAACAGATAATGCCAGCGCCCAAATCAAAGAAATGATGAAGGATGAATCCGAGGGAGCACACCTTCGTTTTGGAATTAAAGGCGGAGGATGCAGCGGATTATCTTATTCTTTAGGATTTGAGTATGATATAAATGAAGAATTAGACATCGTAGAAGATATAAATGGAATTCCAGTTGTATTTTTCAACCAGGATATTCCGATTATTGAAGGAACGACAATTGATTTTAAACAAAATATGATGGGCGGCGGGTTTGCAATTGATAACCCGAACGCTATTGTATCCTGTGGATGTGGTTCATCTTTCCGTACGAAGGATAAAGTAGGAACACCAGGAGATTGTTAA
- a CDS encoding DUF86 domain-containing protein, translating into MYFVDRSKIEKTLLYLDQILDELRNHQATSFSEKLSVERMVHVCIEAILDVGNMMIDGFIMRDPGSYDDIIDILIDEKVLPQDEEEAYKTLVSLRKMLVSEYTEVNHNKLLEAKHAYHVVWSKFSSRIRTYLNNELGVANAFSNE; encoded by the coding sequence ATGTATTTTGTGGATCGCAGCAAAATTGAGAAAACGCTTTTATATTTAGATCAAATCTTAGATGAGCTAAGAAATCATCAAGCTACCAGTTTTTCAGAAAAATTAAGCGTGGAACGAATGGTGCATGTTTGTATTGAAGCAATACTTGATGTTGGCAATATGATGATTGATGGATTTATTATGCGTGATCCTGGGAGCTATGATGATATCATTGATATTTTAATTGATGAGAAAGTTCTGCCACAAGATGAGGAAGAAGCATACAAAACGTTAGTGTCACTTCGTAAAATGCTCGTTTCAGAATACACAGAAGTAAACCATAACAAATTGCTAGAAGCAAAGCATGCGTATCATGTGGTTTGGAGTAAGTTCAGCAGCAGAATTCGCACGTATTTGAATAATGAGCTCGGTGTGGCAAACGCATTTTCTAACGAATGA
- a CDS encoding YutD family protein — translation MIELNGKSYEIIENIRDGFQEEAIKDRYSEILAKYDYIVGDWGYEQLRLKGFYKDRNAKASIESKISALDDYLFEYCNFGCAYFVLKKVHN, via the coding sequence TTGATTGAATTGAACGGTAAGAGCTATGAAATTATAGAAAATATAAGGGATGGCTTTCAAGAGGAAGCAATTAAGGATCGCTATTCCGAAATATTAGCTAAATATGATTACATTGTAGGAGACTGGGGCTATGAGCAGCTTAGATTAAAAGGATTTTACAAGGATAGAAATGCAAAAGCCTCAATTGAATCAAAAATAAGTGCGTTAGATGATTATTTATTTGAATACTGTAATTTTGGATGCGCCTATTTTGTGTTGAAGAAAGTACATAATTAA
- a CDS encoding amidase has protein sequence MKESQLVTLDATSIADAIQNNQVTSKEVVSTYITHILNTNPSINAMVEDRFDAALHEADELDEMLARGEVKGPLHGVPISVKESLNVAEMKTTGGLEHRQDLISREDAEVIGRLKDAGAIILGKTNTPALCFCQETENKLYGRTNNPWNLNRTAGGSSGGEGALLAVGGAAAGIGSDIGGSIRFPAHFNGIIGFKPGMFTISNDGHFPAVMHELQARMLTVGPMGKSVQDMRMLYKVLSGIPLEQKPLNRFRMEILPNTIGYPLSEKTKQILNQTEFFLKKTFSTKQSIPPYFKDSALIWQEILSMEGSKLIEQEAYNNDRSNVYTSFLKEKLTQRTKVHPYLSWAIMGAKMFRPSRKRIREIESIIEQGDELLKTYLMNRLLIFPVYHSGALAHGQVFKEIFSIRKTFLQYMPYVAYANVWGLPALTIPVGTDENNMPISIQIMSSTGNEDAIFRLGRLIEKKFRGYVHCTNEIAEQSSM, from the coding sequence ATGAAGGAAAGTCAACTGGTTACACTGGATGCAACATCAATAGCAGATGCAATTCAAAATAATCAAGTTACAAGCAAGGAAGTAGTTTCAACATATATTACCCATATTTTAAACACAAACCCTAGCATCAATGCGATGGTTGAGGATCGATTTGATGCTGCTCTGCATGAAGCTGACGAATTGGATGAAATGCTTGCTAGAGGAGAAGTAAAGGGGCCGCTTCATGGTGTACCGATATCGGTAAAGGAATCACTTAACGTGGCAGAAATGAAAACGACAGGCGGTTTAGAACACCGGCAGGATTTAATATCCAGAGAAGATGCTGAAGTCATTGGACGCTTAAAGGATGCTGGTGCTATCATTTTAGGTAAGACAAATACGCCTGCACTTTGCTTTTGTCAAGAAACAGAAAATAAATTATATGGCAGAACAAATAATCCTTGGAATCTAAATAGAACAGCCGGCGGTTCTTCAGGAGGAGAAGGTGCTCTACTTGCAGTAGGTGGGGCTGCTGCAGGTATTGGCTCAGACATTGGCGGGTCAATTCGTTTCCCTGCACACTTTAATGGCATTATTGGTTTCAAACCTGGAATGTTCACCATTTCCAATGATGGTCATTTTCCAGCTGTAATGCATGAGCTCCAAGCCCGCATGCTAACAGTTGGACCAATGGGGAAATCTGTGCAAGATATGCGGATGCTTTATAAGGTCCTTTCTGGAATACCATTGGAACAAAAGCCTTTAAATCGATTCCGCATGGAAATTTTACCAAATACAATTGGTTATCCATTATCTGAAAAAACAAAACAAATACTTAACCAAACCGAGTTTTTTCTTAAAAAAACGTTCTCCACGAAACAATCTATTCCTCCCTATTTTAAAGACAGTGCTCTCATTTGGCAGGAAATTTTGTCAATGGAAGGAAGTAAATTGATTGAGCAAGAGGCATATAACAATGATAGATCGAATGTGTACACCTCTTTCCTAAAGGAAAAATTAACACAGCGTACAAAGGTACATCCATACCTTTCCTGGGCGATTATGGGGGCAAAAATGTTTCGCCCTTCAAGAAAGCGCATTCGTGAAATTGAATCAATTATCGAACAAGGCGATGAATTATTAAAAACGTATTTAATGAATCGACTGCTTATTTTTCCGGTTTACCATTCGGGGGCGCTTGCACACGGTCAGGTATTCAAGGAAATATTCTCGATTCGAAAAACTTTTCTGCAGTATATGCCCTATGTAGCCTATGCAAATGTGTGGGGACTGCCTGCTTTAACCATTCCTGTTGGAACCGATGAAAATAATATGCCAATTAGTATTCAAATCATGAGCTCCACAGGTAATGAAGACGCTATATTCCGCCTGGGCAGATTGATTGAAAAGAAATTTAGAGGTTATGTGCATTGCACAAATGAGATAGCAGAACAGTCATCCATGTAA
- a CDS encoding M23 family metallopeptidase produces the protein MVLFFLHTNAVYAKEETSIYDKRMALFKKTEALTQIPWYYFAAIDNYERNIKNSDEPEQVISIEFPSELWFGPGNSSKITDEAIIITFDGKGKDGNGDGKADPANEEDILYTMAMLISEYGAAKDDIKIALWNHYQRDLTVQTIMNTAKVFETFQDINLTDRDFPVSTKHNYSYRNTWGDRRGFGGLRIHEGTDIFANYGVPVHSTTYGVIEMMGWNLYGGWRIGIRDIFNIYHYYAHMSGYDDNIKLGQVVKPGDVLGSVGSTGYGPPGTSGKFPPHLHYGMYKDNGYSEWSFDPYPYLRKWERMSEDKE, from the coding sequence ATTGTTCTCTTTTTCTTGCACACTAACGCTGTCTATGCGAAGGAAGAAACATCTATTTATGACAAACGAATGGCACTTTTTAAAAAGACCGAAGCATTAACACAAATCCCTTGGTACTATTTTGCCGCCATTGATAACTATGAACGAAACATAAAAAACAGTGATGAGCCTGAACAGGTAATTTCAATAGAATTCCCTTCTGAATTATGGTTTGGACCAGGAAACAGCTCAAAAATAACGGACGAAGCTATTATCATCACTTTTGATGGCAAAGGAAAAGACGGAAATGGTGATGGTAAGGCAGATCCAGCAAATGAAGAAGATATTCTTTATACGATGGCAATGCTAATTTCAGAATATGGGGCTGCCAAAGATGACATTAAAATCGCATTGTGGAATCATTATCAGCGAGATTTAACCGTTCAAACGATCATGAATACTGCAAAGGTTTTCGAAACGTTCCAGGATATCAATTTAACGGACCGAGATTTCCCAGTATCGACCAAGCATAATTACAGCTATCGTAACACGTGGGGGGACCGTAGAGGTTTTGGCGGACTGCGCATTCATGAAGGTACGGATATCTTTGCGAATTATGGTGTCCCTGTTCATTCAACAACGTATGGTGTGATAGAAATGATGGGCTGGAATTTATATGGTGGATGGCGCATCGGAATCCGTGATATTTTTAATATTTATCATTATTACGCGCATATGAGCGGTTATGACGATAATATCAAGCTTGGCCAAGTTGTAAAGCCTGGGGATGTCCTAGGCAGTGTCGGTTCAACAGGATATGGACCACCAGGAACATCTGGAAAGTTTCCGCCTCATTTGCACTACGGAATGTATAAAGATAACGGGTACAGTGAATGGTCCTTTGACCCCTACCCTTACCTTCGAAAATGGGAACGCATGTCTGAAGATAAAGAATAG
- a CDS encoding NAD(P)/FAD-dependent oxidoreductase, which produces MSEQIYDVTIIGSGPTGLFTAFYGGMRQASVKIIESLPHTGGQLTALYPEKYIYDVAGFPKVRAQELIDRLEEQANMFNPEIVLGQAIETVERLEDDSFKLTSNTGEVHRTKTIIITAGNGAFQPRRLNIGESERFEGANLHYYVKDMNQFKDKNVVLLGGGDSAVDWALMLEKVAKKVTLVHRRDQFRAHEHSVEQLKTSTVELLTPFTPSEIVASDKIDQIIFQEVKGDRTVELEVDDVICNYGFISSLGPIKNWGLEIEKNSIVVNTKMETNIPGIYAAGDICTYEGKVKLIVTGFGEGPTAINNAKNYIDPKARIQPKHSTAMF; this is translated from the coding sequence ATGTCTGAACAAATCTATGATGTCACCATTATCGGATCGGGCCCTACCGGATTATTTACTGCTTTCTATGGCGGAATGCGCCAAGCAAGTGTAAAAATAATTGAAAGCTTACCACATACTGGTGGCCAGCTCACAGCCCTTTATCCGGAAAAATATATATACGATGTAGCAGGATTTCCAAAGGTTCGCGCCCAGGAGCTTATTGATAGATTAGAGGAACAAGCAAACATGTTCAATCCTGAAATTGTGCTTGGACAAGCTATTGAAACTGTTGAGAGACTTGAGGATGATTCGTTTAAATTAACTTCCAATACTGGCGAAGTTCATCGTACAAAAACAATTATCATTACAGCAGGAAATGGCGCCTTTCAGCCACGTCGTCTGAATATTGGTGAAAGTGAACGTTTTGAAGGTGCTAATTTACATTATTATGTAAAAGATATGAATCAATTTAAAGATAAAAATGTTGTATTATTAGGTGGGGGCGATTCAGCAGTAGACTGGGCACTTATGCTGGAGAAGGTTGCCAAGAAGGTGACGCTCGTTCACAGACGTGATCAATTCCGTGCACACGAACACAGCGTAGAGCAACTTAAGACTTCAACTGTCGAATTATTAACACCATTTACACCTTCTGAAATTGTAGCATCTGATAAAATCGACCAAATTATCTTCCAAGAGGTAAAAGGTGACCGAACTGTCGAATTAGAAGTAGATGATGTTATTTGTAATTACGGTTTCATTTCAAGCTTAGGACCTATCAAAAATTGGGGCCTAGAAATCGAGAAAAACAGTATCGTTGTCAATACGAAAATGGAAACAAATATTCCAGGTATCTATGCAGCAGGTGATATTTGTACGTACGAAGGAAAAGTAAAGCTCATTGTTACTGGATTTGGCGAAGGACCGACAGCGATTAACAATGCTAAAAATTACATCGATCCAAAAGCACGTATCCAGCCAAAGCACTCAACAGCAATGTTTTAA
- a CDS encoding D-glycerate dehydrogenase: MEKSTIYITRKIPEELLKPYEERFSFRMWEKEDERVPRDVLLQEAKDADGLFTMLSDLVDEELLAQASNLKVVANLAVGYDNIDIVAAKKHHVIVTNTPDVLSETTADLGFSLLMAAARRIVEASKFIEQDKWNEWAPYLLAGADIHHKTIGIFGMGRIGEGIAKRATGFNMNVRYHNRNRKPAVEKELGVIYSSFDELLRESDFIVSVVPLTDETANVFNSEAFKKMKSSAIFINISRGAVVDEDALLEALDSGEIRAAGLDVFREEPIRSSHPLALRNDVVCLPHIGSASTETRTTMIQLCLDNITAVLDGKEPKTPVK; the protein is encoded by the coding sequence ATGGAAAAATCTACAATCTATATCACAAGAAAAATACCAGAAGAATTATTAAAACCATACGAGGAACGTTTTTCATTTCGGATGTGGGAGAAGGAGGATGAACGTGTTCCCCGAGATGTACTGTTACAAGAGGCAAAGGACGCTGATGGCCTGTTCACTATGTTAAGTGACCTTGTTGACGAAGAGCTTTTGGCACAAGCTTCAAATTTAAAGGTTGTCGCAAATCTAGCGGTTGGTTATGACAATATTGATATAGTAGCCGCGAAGAAACATCATGTCATTGTTACGAATACACCTGACGTGTTGTCTGAGACAACAGCGGATTTAGGATTTTCATTATTAATGGCAGCTGCTAGAAGAATTGTTGAAGCTAGCAAATTTATTGAACAGGATAAATGGAATGAATGGGCTCCATATCTTCTTGCAGGAGCAGATATTCATCATAAAACAATTGGCATTTTTGGAATGGGGAGAATTGGTGAGGGGATAGCAAAACGTGCCACAGGATTTAATATGAACGTTCGCTACCATAACAGGAACCGAAAACCAGCAGTTGAGAAGGAACTTGGGGTCATTTATTCCAGCTTTGATGAACTATTGCGTGAATCAGATTTTATTGTTTCCGTAGTGCCATTAACAGACGAAACGGCGAACGTATTTAATAGTGAAGCATTTAAAAAAATGAAATCCAGCGCTATTTTCATCAATATTTCCAGGGGTGCCGTTGTGGATGAAGATGCATTGCTAGAAGCTTTGGATAGTGGTGAAATTCGAGCTGCAGGTCTAGATGTCTTTCGCGAAGAGCCAATTCGCTCAAGTCATCCGCTTGCATTAAGAAATGATGTTGTCTGCTTGCCTCATATTGGCTCTGCAAGTACAGAGACACGTACGACAATGATTCAGCTTTGCCTGGATAACATTACTGCAGTGCTGGATGGCAAAGAGCCGAAGACACCAGTAAAATAA
- a CDS encoding MetS family NSS transporter small subunit, with protein sequence MSGASIAVMLIGMIIIWGGLIASVWNAMRKSKQAE encoded by the coding sequence ATGAGTGGTGCATCGATTGCTGTAATGTTAATTGGGATGATAATTATTTGGGGCGGCCTGATTGCAAGCGTGTGGAATGCGATGAGAAAATCAAAGCAAGCGGAATAA
- a CDS encoding YhcN/YlaJ family sporulation lipoprotein, producing the protein MKAILVIMLMMTSILVGCTTFDNSEGEREEILDELDPTRNTPEPTDDELSSKLGYVRYTKDQLNNETENSEQQLTIDRNEMADMITKIILRNDGFEEVATLVTDKEVLIAYQRNEDLSAEEAANVSKKTAVSIMPGYFNIHVSDNETLMQDIQSLHRSTSENRNYDNTINAIIKEMEKTPNIDAVE; encoded by the coding sequence ATGAAAGCAATTCTTGTTATAATGCTTATGATGACATCGATCCTTGTTGGTTGTACAACATTTGACAACTCAGAAGGTGAACGTGAAGAAATACTTGATGAGTTGGATCCTACAAGAAATACGCCAGAACCTACAGATGATGAGCTTAGCTCGAAGCTGGGGTATGTGCGATACACAAAGGATCAATTAAACAACGAAACAGAAAACAGTGAACAACAGCTCACGATTGATCGAAATGAAATGGCTGACATGATTACGAAAATTATTCTTCGGAATGATGGTTTTGAAGAAGTTGCAACACTTGTTACAGATAAGGAAGTTTTAATTGCGTATCAAAGAAACGAAGATCTATCCGCTGAGGAAGCTGCAAATGTAAGCAAAAAAACTGCTGTATCAATCATGCCAGGCTATTTTAATATACATGTTTCGGATAATGAGACACTCATGCAGGATATTCAAAGTCTGCATCGTTCCACATCGGAAAATCGAAATTATGATAACACGATAAACGCTATTATAAAAGAAATGGAAAAAACACCAAATATTGACGCAGTGGAATAG
- the dapF gene encoding diaminopimelate epimerase, whose protein sequence is MEIPFTKMHGLGNNYVYIDLFQFDIEENILTDLAQQLANVNTGIGSDGMILIHPSEKADLGMRIFNKDGSEGKSCGNGLRCTAKYAYEHGIVINEKFTIETKANIVEAEVTAAGNQAELITINMGPPQLRRVDIPMMGSDVPNVKAEIFIVNGEKLEVTALSMGNPHAVFFVGAIDSAPLYELGPIIEKDSRFPEGVNVEFVEVISSNELHFRVWERGSGVTQACGTGACAAVVASTLNRYCRRNEVITVHLAGGDLTIKWDEAGDVWMTGDAQVIAEGVFQYKRK, encoded by the coding sequence ATGGAAATACCTTTTACTAAAATGCATGGTCTTGGAAATAATTATGTCTATATCGATTTATTTCAATTTGACATAGAAGAAAATATCCTTACTGATCTTGCTCAACAGCTAGCGAATGTCAATACAGGAATTGGTTCAGATGGAATGATACTAATTCATCCAAGTGAAAAAGCTGATCTTGGGATGCGGATTTTCAATAAGGATGGTTCGGAAGGGAAAAGCTGTGGGAATGGACTGCGTTGTACAGCGAAATACGCATATGAGCATGGAATTGTGATAAATGAAAAGTTTACAATCGAAACGAAAGCTAATATTGTGGAAGCTGAAGTAACTGCAGCTGGCAATCAGGCAGAGCTTATTACAATCAATATGGGTCCGCCCCAATTACGTAGGGTGGATATTCCAATGATGGGAAGTGATGTGCCTAACGTTAAAGCAGAGATCTTTATTGTAAATGGCGAAAAACTAGAAGTAACTGCTCTGTCGATGGGAAATCCTCATGCAGTATTTTTCGTTGGTGCTATTGATTCTGCACCACTGTATGAGCTTGGTCCTATTATCGAGAAGGATTCAAGGTTTCCAGAGGGAGTTAATGTGGAGTTTGTTGAGGTTATTTCTTCAAATGAACTGCATTTTCGTGTGTGGGAGCGAGGATCTGGGGTAACACAGGCATGTGGCACAGGAGCATGTGCTGCTGTAGTGGCTTCAACTTTAAACCGATATTGTAGACGCAATGAAGTAATTACAGTTCATCTTGCTGGAGGAGATTTAACAATTAAATGGGATGAAGCTGGAGACGTATGGATGACTGGTGATGCACAGGTAATTGCGGAAGGCGTGTTTCAATATAAGCGGAAATAG